From the genome of Fusarium oxysporum f. sp. lycopersici 4287 chromosome 3, whole genome shotgun sequence, one region includes:
- a CDS encoding nuclear transcription Y subunit beta produces MRKALPADAKLAKDAQECMQQCVSEFVSFIASEAAENAQREKRKTVTGDDILVALKQLGFENYGEVLRVYLSKLRDL; encoded by the exons ATGCGGAAGGCCTTGCCCGCAGATGCCAAGTTAGCAAAAGATGCACAAGAGTGCATGCAGCAGTGCGTTAGCGAGTTCGTCTCGTTCATCGCCAGCGAAG CAGCCGAGAATGCCCAACGGGAAAAGCGGAAAACAGTCACTGGCGACGACATATTGGTTGCCCTGAAACAATTAGGATTTGAAAACTACGGTGAGGTTCTGAGAGTTTATCTTTCTAAGTTGCGAGATCTTTGA
- a CDS encoding acetoacetate-CoA ligase: MLAAATIGAVWTAISPENGVAAALDRFEQVEPTVLFVDDGMIYNEKQWSSLDKTMKIVDRLRFKGLKLIITIKKINEDRMMDNLKLMGIETREYDNFLESSSDAPIDFEQLPSSHPLYVLFSSGTTGLPKAIVHSALGTLIQNKKSHLLHCSMDLTSRILYYTTTSWMMWHWSVAALACGASLVLYTGSPFRPHGYLSIPKLLEKFQVTHFGTSAAYLMTLEAHDIRTNQEVCLSHLEAIYSTASPLPSSTFSFIYNTFPERINLGSISGGTDIISNFGEPCPLLPVHAGEIQCIGLGLAVSIADSLTGRLLYDEDGELVCLKPFPSQPLNFWGPDGEAKYRSAYFERFDGVWHHGDFARINSSTGGLVVLGRSDGVLNPSGVRFGSAEIYSLLSRFFATEIDEALCVSRVKDDIPNEVVCLFVVMHGGQKLGNDLIERIKTCIRKELSPRHVPGVIEECKAGIPKTNNGKKIEIAVKRIMSGTDVGPNASVANPEALEWFRDWAAEN; encoded by the exons ATGCTTGCAGCCGCCACTATTGGTGCGGTTTGGACTGCTATCAGTCCAGAAAACGGCGTTGCTGCAGCTCTAGACCGATTTGAGCAGGTTGAACCCACGGTTTTGTTCGTTGATGACGGCATGATCTACAATGAGAAACAGTGGTCGAGCTTAGATAAGACAATGAAAATTGTCGACAGGCTTAGATTCAAGGGTCTCAAGCTCATTATCACCATTAAGAAGATCAATGAAGACCGGATGATGGATAACCTCAAGCTCATGGGCATTGAGACAAGAGAATATGACAACTTCTTGGAAAG CTCTTCAGATGCACCTATAGACTTTGAGCAGCTACCATCATCTCACCCTCTCTACGTTCTTTTCTCTAGTGGCACGACAGGCCTTCCAAAGGCCATTGTTCACAGTGCACTGGGAACACTGATTCAAAATAAGAAATCCCACTTACTCCACTGCTCGATGGACCTAACATCAAGAATCCTATACTATACAACGACATCTTGGATGATGTGGCACTGGAGTGTTGCAGCATTGGCATGTGGCGCAAGTCTAGTGCTCTACACTGGCTCGCCCTTTCGGCCTCATGGTTATCTTTCGATTCCAAAGCTCCTCGAGAAATTTCAAGTTACACATTTTGGAACCTCGGCTGCCTACTTAATGACACTAGAGGCTCATGACATTCGTACCAATCAGGAGGTTTGCCTCTCTCATCTAGAGGCCATTTACTCAACCGCCTCTCCGCTGCCATCATCGACCTTCTCATTCATCTACAACACCTTTCCTGAACGCATTAACCTAGGATCCATTTCAGGTGGTACAGATATCATCTCCAACTTCGGGGAGCCttgtcctcttcttcctgttCATGCAGGCGAGATTCAATGTATAGGCCTTGGTTTGGCCGTGAGCATTGCCGACAGTTTGACTGGCAGGCTTCTGTACGACGAAGATGGAGAACTCGTTTGTCTCAAACCATTCCCTAGCCAGCCTCTGAACTTCTGGGGCCCAGATGGAGAGGCCAAGTACCGCAGCGCCTACTTTGAACGCTTTGATGGCGTGTGGCACCATGGCGATTTTGCAAGGATTAATTCCAGCACAGGCGGTCTCGTGGTTCTAGGCCGCAGCGACGGTGTTCTTAATCCCTCTGGTGTCCGCTTTGGAAGTGCAGAGATTTATAGTCTACTGAGTCGATTCTTCGCCACCGAGATTGACGAAGCGCTCTGCGTCAGTAGGGTGAAGGATGACATTCCTAACGAAGTTGTTTGTCTCTTCGTTGTCATGCACGGCGGACAGAAGCTTGGGAATGATCTGATAGAGAGAATTAAGACTTGTATCCGAAAGGAATTGAGTCCGCGACATGTGCCAGGGGTCATCGAGGAGTGTAAAGCGGGAATACCGAAGACAAACAACGGCAAAAA GATTGAGATTGCTGTGAAGCGGATCATGTCAGGAACCGATGTAGGTCCTAATGCGAGTGTGGCTAACCCTGAGGCGCTGGAGTGGTTCCGGGATTGGGCTGCTGAGAACTAG
- a CDS encoding hypothetical protein (At least one base has a quality score < 10): MSRTTPDHDPTPNMADEVDSQHVNILKNNQTQLSTSLSTTPPEKYSPLLPSPPTTAERPVQGVVDDSDYRLPDALLQHKLLSSTTDVSEFAQFKLDQKQYRKLHTKIERTFKRFDYEPRRSCLTIRMPSPTHDFFAIYFRDEVCTQLNKLVTSRTDETKDVASRIESAMGSRVLLKEVDDENDEIKREPDILFKYPGTVYPGVVVEVSYSQDGKDLRRLAQDYILYSNADVKLFIGIDLNYNRGLSTVSLWRPKIIESADDEELTTSQHVHAKPFLSSDGEAMNPDESLTIYLHDFATEEVSSVWPSAEINIQFSQLAQLFKDAQQRQREQESTCANVGVKSKRIMRKRRLSSSPVQQLRPEDEDKIARQEDAVAQKYHQADDDYVFENEADEDYKPRAAKRRG; the protein is encoded by the exons ATGTCGCGAACAACCCCAGATCACGACCCGACGCCGAACATGGCCGATGAAGTAGATTCCCAGCACGTCAATATCCTCAAGAACAATCAAACCCAGCTGTCAACATCTCTCAGCACTACTCCGCCCGAGAAATACAGCCCTCTCCTTCCCTCTCCTCCCACGACAGCTGAGCGCCCTGTGCAAGGCGTCGTCGACGATAGTGACTACCGACTTCCCGACGCGCTATTGCAGCACAAGCTTCTGTCGTCAACAACTGACGTTTCAGAATTCGCACAGTTCAAACTCGACCAGAAACAATATCGCAAACTTCACACCAAGATCGAGCGAACCTTCAAGAGATTCGACTACGAACCAAGGCGCAGCTGTCTCACGATTCGCATGCCTTCGCCGACACATGACTTTTTTGCCATATACTTCAGGGACGAAGTTTGCACACAGCTGAACAAGCTCGTCACAAGCCGCACCGACGAGACGAAAGATGTCGCCAGCAGGATCGAGAGCGCCATGGGATCGCGCGTCCTTCTGAAGGAGGTGGATGACGAGAACGATGAGATCAAGCGCGAACCAGACATCCTGTTCAAGTACCCTGGAACAGTCTATCCCGGTGTGGTTGTTGAAGTGTCGTACTCGCAGGATGGTAAAGATCTGAGGCGACTTGCGCAAGATTACATTCTCTACTCTAACGCTGATGTCAAGCTATTTATCGGGATCGATCTCAACTATAACCGCGGGCTATCGACAGTATCGCTATGGCGTCCGAAAATTATCGAATCtgcagatgatgaggagctgACAACGTCTCAGCACGTTCATGCTAAG CCATTCCTCTCATCCGACGGCGAGGCCATGAATCCTGATGAGTCTCTGACGATTTATCTCCACGACTTTGCCACAGAGGAAGTGTCCAGCGTTTGGCCCAGCGCCGAGATCAACATTCAGTTCTCTCAACTAGCCCAGCTCTTTAAAGACGCCCAGCAACGGCAGCGGGAGCAGGAATCCACCTGCGCAAACGTGGGTGTCAAATCGAAGCGGATCATGAGAAAGCGCAGACTGTCGTCCAGTCCCGTGCAGCAGCTGAGACCCGAGGATGAGGACAAGATTGCTAGGCAGGAAGATGCTGTTGCGCAGAAGTACCATCAGGCTGATGACGACTATGTGTTTGAGAACGAGGCGGATGAGGACTACAAGCCTCGGGCAGCCAAGCGAAGAGGCTAG
- a CDS encoding hypothetical protein (At least one base has a quality score < 10) has product MKCLVSTALRRAMSGLAIQASYNSTKNNLEDSICGQSLTVLRRSGIPSCCINHITNTLVSEIIVELTQSPSSTKLVANLEELNANLMRRRLDLIELLGVVNNDTLWVVRGTSVGDHDDIDRLGRVNVGRTAGKVGDVGLENAVKTRTCWRCSAGSDGLKQMLDLVGITDLEISTGCLNSGSDGW; this is encoded by the coding sequence ATGAAATGTTTAGTTTCTACGGCTCTGAGGAGAGCTATGAGTGGACTTGCGATCCAGGCGTCTTACAACAGCACCAAGAACAACCTTGAGGATTCCATCTGCGGTCAAAGCCTCACTGTTCTCCGACGTAGTGGAATTCCAAGTTGCTGTATCAACCATATCACGAATACCCTGGTCAGCGAGATCATCGTCGAGCTCACGCAGAGCCCTAGTAGCACCAAGCTCGTTGCCAACCTGGAAGAACTGAATGCCAACTTGATGAGGAGGCGCCTCGATCTgatcgagcttcttggcgtGGTGAACAATGATACTCTCTGGGTCGTCCGTGGGACATCCGTCGGTGATCACGATGATATTGACCGGCTTGGTCGAGTCAACGTTGGCCGCACGGCGGGAAAGGTGGGCGACGTAGGGCTTGAGAATGCTGTGAAGACGAGAACCTGTTGGCGTTGCTCCGCAGGGTCGGACGGACTCAAACAGATGTTGGACTTGGTTGGCATCACGGATCTGGAAATATCCACCGGGTGCTTGAACTCCGGTTCCGACGGCTGGTGA